actgtgtggatcacaagaaactgtggaaaattctgaaagagatgggcataccagaccacctgacctacctcttgagaaatctgtatgcaggtcaggaagcaacagttagaactggacatggaacaacagactggttccaaataggaaaaggagtacgtcaaggctgtatattgtcaccctgcttatttaacttatatgcagagtacatcaggataaatgctggactggaagaaacacaagctggaatcaagattgctgggagaaatatcaataactgccgcggccagcacaagcaagagtcgcacctgcaaagggagagaacggagcgtccccgcgtggaaaaataagagagagagacaaaagatggggttgagaggatcagacccactatgtctgatgccttcctttattaggccacggtatttatagggtaaagtacgtgacttaagacatgtacagggttattctttaatctcaaaatactatcaccagacccctaccaatgtatgcataagtaatctatcttctaagacatgttgcaagagccagacctcctggagcaagacggcctggagccttaagggctgtaaaaattcttgagggtggcgggacagggagcttaggtcaacgcctaaggctccgcatacctgcggagcagctcccaggattcgacccttcacgggtcgtcccccgcatctcccctctctttattttttaaaagctccataaggtgtcgctgttgcaacatgtttttatgtatcagaattttgacatgtaaaacttctttaacaatactacgaataagacaaggagccagacaaatcacgataagcacaacagtcaaaaccgcgcccacagcaattatgcttcgccatagtgaatgcaagctagggaaattagaaaataaattttgcacaaaattgttaacagcagcagcaatatttaaagtagctttaggagaattttcaatatcaagaatttcattatgtaattgcaataaatctagagaaacattagtattaaaccaaattccttgtagatgttttttcaccttatcccaaggaaagtcagatgcattataagccttttttgtaacacaaatccatttataattagcatgacattgaattttcatgcgaaagctaatgctctgaacttgttctcctagaactctaaccacatcatgtaaagctgataatctatcttctatttttttatctatatcttcttgtgttcccattactttagtaacattatatgacaaggaatctacagtatgagcagcttgaatggattgtgctagagatacagaagcagtaacagcagttgctataagggtgattaaggatactatacccagaataatcaggctcacacttcttttagtgcggctaagagccgtgttaatgcgttgtagcaattctaaagcagtctcgtcataccaagcttcagttatttcaacaggtagcattacaaaagcaggttgttttactattaaaacttgttctccttttgcaacacctcttatgcaattggtaagtatgcatttagaacaatttaaatgataaatatttgatgacaatGTTACTTCCATATGGCCTTGTATCAACatgaatgggtaagggacacaagctcggggatataaaaatcccgtaactcctacattaccatatttactcccactgatattgggttgcaaatatagactattaccatgaccaaaagcagcaaaaagtttccacagttctgtttgaaatatctgagcagtgtttacagagagaatgggtggatgctgtcctcgatattcaggaaaattaGGCTTTCCTCCAGGTGCCCAGTCCCATAGAAaagtggtattggcattgttgatgttgtacaccgacgcaacccgggctcgacataaagtccaaggagtgtctattcctatgcggatgtttagatgtttgtcacaaaacggaatgtcgagaggtcccgccccgtcacggtgcgatcttttTCCGGTTTTCTCATcgatgccagaaatagtcactcgaggataggatatatcagctgacacctgtatacagtgaggatgctgtaattgataagaaaagcacataggatattgcaTAGTAAgaccaaaaaaggaaatattagctTGCTGAGGGGAAATATGAGTATCGGATTTTCCTCCTAAAAGACTTGTGTCGTTGACATAGACAGGTACTATTTCTTTATCCCAGCCTAATGATTGAATCATAGGCGGGTCAGGGATGTATGCCCAAAAAGCCGTAGCCTCTCCGTATTGTATCCgctgtaacaacaacaataacatgagCAAGATATTGGTAGGTGTTGCTGGAGGTTGTACATGAGCCTCATTCCAAGCATGTCGCATTAACGCTTCAATCTGCCTTTGGGTAGGCAGCTCACTCGCGGGCTCGCCCAATGTCATGCGGTTCATTTGATATGTTAGGGAGTTCCTCCGTCGCGCGTACCAGCCTCTCCGGGATCCAGCGCGGCGCTTCGGCattctgtggaaaaacacaaacatatccCCGTCCCCATATTAATACAGGGTCTGGCCCATACCACAGATTGGTAAGTGGATCCTTCCATCGTACAAGTGGTTTTTTGCAGGAGGGCCGTTCTCCCCAAAAACGTTGGGCTGCTGAATTGCCTTCTGCGTCTAAAGTTAAAAAGTTTAGAACAAAAAGAGCATGATTTAAGGCGTTATGCGGTgagggactatacagttcattcccctttttttgttttaataattgatgTTTAAGGCGTTGATGGGCTCGTTCCACAATACCTTGTCCCTGTGGATTATATGGAATTCCTGTCTTatgatgaatttgaaaagaaagataaaaacgtTGGAAAGAACGGCTAGTATAACTGGGTCCATTATCAGTTTTAAGGGTGTGTGGGGttcctgaaatagaaaagcaaaaaagcaaatgttgaATACAATGACGAGTTGATTCTCCAGTATGAAGGGAGGCcataagaaaatgggaaaaagtgtCGATAGAGACATGAACATATTTGAGACGCCCGAATTGAGGAATGTGAGTGACATCTGTTTGCCAAAGGTGATTAGGGCGTAAACCTCGAGGGTTAATTCCATATTGAGGGAGAACAAAGAATTGAGGACAGGTAGAGCAAGATTTTACGATTTGTCGTGCAGCTTCACGGGAAATCTTAAATTGCAACCGTAAAGAATGACTATTTTGGTGATGTAAGTTATGAGATTTTTGAGCCGCATCGATAGCTGATTGAAAAAACACCTGTTTAGTAAGAACGTCCGCAATGTGATTGCCTTGTACCAGGGCACCAGGAAGGGTGGAATGTGCACGAATATGTCCAAAAAAACACGGGTATTGACGACGGTGAAGTGCCTGTTGAATTAATGTAAATAAGTTAAGAACGTCAGGAgaggttgtgccaataattggaaCAGTTTCAATCATCTGTAAAGCACCGACCACATAGGAACTGTctgtaaataaattgaaagaagtgGGTACAGTTAGTAATGCTTGATGGACTGCAAATAATTCTACAACCTGGGCAGAAGAGAAACTGGTATGCGTATAATAGGTTTGATGGTTAATAATTAAAGCTGCAGTACCATTAGAAGATCCATCTGTAAATATAAGTGTTGCTTTAGGAATGGGTTGTCGGCGaactatttttggaaaaataaaggcatGAAGGCTAGCAAATTGTAGCAATTTATCAGAAGGATAATGATGAGTAATCCGTCCCGGGTAATTTGCGAAAGCTATAGGCCAATtatctgaaaattgaaaaagCCAATCTTGTTGTTCCAAAGCATAAGGAATACAAACAAAAGGGGGTTCCATACCAAAATATTGGATGGCTTCATGACGTCCTTTTGCTACAACTTTTGCAACAAGCTCATAGTAAGGAAGCAAATGTTTAGTTGGAGTAGCCGATAGATATATCCATCGCAAAGGCTTATCTTGATAAAGAACCCCTGTAGGTGCTCGTGGGGTGGAAAGTATATACAGACCCCATGATCGTTGGTAATCAAGATAAGTAATCTGTTGTTGTCTAATAGCTTCTTCTATTGATTGTAAGGCTGATCGTGCTTCTAAAGAAAGTGTTCGGGGTGACGCAGGGTCAGAGTCACCTTTAAGGATGTCAAATAATGGTTGCAAGGTGTAAGTGGGTAATTTTAAATAAGGGCGTATCCAATTAATATCTCCCAGGAGCTTTTGAAAATCGTTTAGAGTTTTCAAATGATCAGTCTGTAACTTGACTAATTGAGTACTATAAGCCCGGGGATATAGGGAGAAGCCCAAATAATTATAGGGAAagtgagtttgaattttttcatcagCTATGACAAGACCATTAAGACTCAAGTgttgttttagaataaaaaaggCTTGATACAATAGATGTTCATCAGCATGAGCTAATaatatatcatccatataatgcACTAAATATAACTGAGGAAAACGCTGACGAACAGGAGCTAACGCTGCAGCAACAAACTTTTGACACAATGTAGGGCTATTAGCCATTCCTTGTGGAAGGACTCTCCATTGATAGCGTTGCATAGGCTCTCTAAAATTAACAGAGGGCAAACTAAAAGCAAATCTTTTACAATCTTGGGGTGCAAGAGGAATAGTGTAAAAGCAatcttttaaatctataataatgataaaaaatttgTCAGGTATAGCGTAAGGAGTGGGTAGCCCAGGTTGTAGGGCTCCCATATGCATCATTGTTTCATTTACCTTACGAAGGTCTTGTAGTAATCtccattttcctgatttctttttaa
The nucleotide sequence above comes from Capricornis sumatraensis isolate serow.1 chromosome X, serow.2, whole genome shotgun sequence. Encoded proteins:
- the LOC138070766 gene encoding endogenous retrovirus group K member 13-1 Env polyprotein-like, with the protein product MPKRRAGSRRGWYARRRNSLTYQMNRMTLGEPASELPTQRQIEALMRHAWNEAHVQPPATPTNILLMLLLLLQRIQYGEATAFWAYIPDPPMIQSLGWDKEIVPVYVNDTSLLGGKSDTHISPQQANISFFGLTMQYPMCFSYQLQHPHCIQVSADISYPRVTISGIDEKTGKRSHRDGAGPLDIPFCDKHLNIRIGIDTPWTLCRARVASVYNINNANTTFLWDWAPGGKPNFPEYRGQHPPILSVNTAQIFQTELWKLFAAFGHGNSLYLQPNISGSKYGNVGVTGFLYPRACVPYPFMLIQGHMEVTLSSNIYHLNCSKCILTNCIRGVAKGEQVLIVKQPAFVMLPVEITEAWYDETALELLQRINTALSRTKRSVSLIILGIVSLITLIATAVTASVSLAQSIQAAHTVDSLSYNVTKVMGTQEDIDKKIEDRLSALHDVVRVLGEQVQSISFRMKIQCHANYKWICVTKKAYNASDFPWDKVKKHLQGIWFNTNVSLDLLQLHNEILDIENSPKATLNIAAAVNNFVQNLFSNFPSLHSLWRSIIAVGAVLTVVLIVICLAPCLIRSIVKEVLHVKILIHKNMLQQRHLMELLKNKERGDAGDDP